The nucleotide window gtatttttttttagcaccacgctctaaccaactgagctaaccggccactctgtatttttttttaatatagagagTGCTCACTCTTGCGCCAGcaagagaatccccaagcagaccatcccccacctccaccccacacacactgagtgcagagccccatttagggcttgatcccaagaccataagatcatgacctgagctgaaatcaagagtcagatgctttaatctttaaccaactgagctgtcCAGGCGCCTCTGTAATAATTCTTTTGAGTATGTTCATATCTGATTGTATTTTCCTGCAGCAAAAATCTTCCCCTCTACTTTTGGAGGTAACATAAGTAGCTTTTTACAGAGATAATTTCATGTTCATCTGAAGCCACTTCAGGAACCCTTATCAAAATGGACAAcaagggttccctgggtggcgcagtggtttagcgcctgcctttggcccagggcgtgatcctggagacccgggatcgaatcctgcgtcgggctcccggtgcatggagcctgcttctccctctgtctgtgtctctgcctctctctctctctctctctctgtgactattataaataaataaaaaatttaaaaaataaataagtaaataaataaataaatgggaaataaggggatccctgggtggcttagtggtttagcgcctgcttttggcccagggcatgatcctggagtcccgggatcaagtcctgcatcaggctccctgcatgaagcctgcttctccctctgcctgtgtctctgcctgtgtctctgcccctctgtgtgtctctctctgtgtgtctatcatgaataaataaataaaatcttaaaaaaaatggacaacaaatgaaggaaattctATATAGCTTGCCATTATTCTATGTAGCTTGAGATAGCCATAGAAAGAATGGAAAGTGGCAAAAATGCTTTGTGACATTAGCCACAATAGCAGAGATAAATTGGCCTTGATAATGAAACATTGATGGGGTAACTTTAAGGCTTTTTCTGAGATGGTCCCTTTGAATGTCATGTCATATCTCTAATGACACAATCATGGCAAAAACCATAAAGGTAGGACATGGATAGGAACCCAAGACTTAAGGCCCCTTTGAACACCTCCAAATGGGTTATGAGCATATTCTGGCTGTGGTTTATTTCCTAGGCGAACTGAGCTTTTCATGGCCAGAGAGCTTTTCCTGTAAAGATAGGGGAAATTGCTTGCTTTTGTATTTGACATGGGGAATCTCAACTTCTCTCTCCAGTAACAGGGACACACATTGCACTCATTTAAATaattctgttattaaaaaaaaaaaactctgtgaagggcagtcctggtggcctagcggtttagtgccactttcaacccggggtgtgatcctggagacttgggattgagtcccacgtcgggctccctgcatggagcctgcttctccctctgcctgtgtctctgcctctctccctctctctgtctgtcatgaataaataaataaaatcttaaaaaaaaccctgtgaaGTTTTAATTTACAAACTCTATAGCTATTATCATCCATAATTTCAGAAAGAGTAGAGAGACTTAATGGAATTCTAATAGCAAAAGGTAACAGAAaacaagctgatggttgccagaggggaagagaTGGGGGGAATAGGCAAAAAGGAGTGGAGGGGAGTGGGacatacaggcttccagttatgaagtGAATACGTCACAGGgttgaaaggcacagcatagggaatattaGTCAACGGTATTGTAATGGCCTCGTATGGTGATACAGGTAGCTATACTTGACAGCATAGCATCACACatagatgttgaatcactatgtacacctggaactaatgtGATAGTGTATGTCAACTaaacttcaattatttttaaaagattttatttatttattcatgagagacacacagagagggacagagacatgggcagagggagaagcaggctccccgtagggagccccatgggtgactccatcccaggatcctggcatcaagccctgagctgaaagcagaagaaGCTCAACCGTCCCAActaaacttcaatttaaaaaaaaaaatcaggggatccctgggtggcgcagcggtttggcgcctgcctttggcccagggtgcgatcctggagacccgggatcgaatcccacatcgggctcccggtgcatggagcctgcttctccctctgcctgtgtctctgcctctctctctctcactgtgtgcctatcataaattaaaaaaaaataaaaaataaaaaataaaaaaaataaaaatgaaaaaaaaatcaacacacttctggggtgcctgggtggttcagttggttaagggtctgacttcggctcaggtcatggtctcgggatcctgagattgagccccttgtctggttctgtgctcagcggggtgtctgcttgtccctcttccctctgcctctccctctacttgtgctctcttttgctctcaaataaataaatacaatctttaaaaatatatcaacagggacgcctgggtggctcagcggtttagtgcctgactttggcccagggcgtgatcctggagacctgggatcgagtcctacgttgtgctccccgcagggaacctgcttctccgtctgcctgtgtctctgcctctctctctctctctctctctctctctctctctctctcaagaataaataaataaaatcttataatctCGGTCAGAGGCGGTGGGAGGCCGGGTGAGGCAGTTGTGCTGCGGCCCGGGACAAGGGTCCTGGGGCAGGGCCCGGGTGGAGCCGCCCCGGCACAGGGCTGCCGCCCACCTTGTCACTGGTTGGGCCTGGGGCTGTCAGGTTCGAGGCGCTCCAGGGAGGCGGAGAAGCCCAAGAAGGCCTCCAGTTAGGACCGACCGGCGGGCGGTGCTGGCGGAGACCCAAGCGCGTGCAGGCAGGAGAGCTCTGTGTCAGCCCGGGGACGGGTAGTAGCAGGCCCCTTCACAGATGTGGTCCCCACAAATCTTAAATTGCGAAATCCATCTGATAGGAAAGTGTGTTTCAAGGTGAAGGCTACAGTACCTCGTCGGTACTGCCTCGTCAGTACTGCGTGAGGCCTAACAGCGGGATCATTGCCCCTAGGTCGACTGTGACTGTTTCAGAAATGCTACAAGCCTTTTTGACTATGATCCCAATGAGAAGAGTAAACACAAGTTTATGGTACAATTTTTGCTCCACcaaatgtgggacccaggaaatttaacaaaaatcccctgaccctggacaagcagagcaggactaactccattttgtgctgcacccgccacctcctgtatgacccccacatgacctgcttattacttaaggcgctgccccaccctagtcaagccgctgagcACACCCTTATGGAAaccggctcataacaatgtaactctgccttgtgcccgccaaaactgcgcgccaattctgaccaaagtaataggccagctcaaatggatactatagggtaaaatgtaattcaatcagccacctgcgtgtggaccgacatgactgcaactttctgcgtatgttacaatcccattggccactggcccctataaagctgctacgcctcttagtctcggggtccaggtccctgctccgctgtgtcgggtatacttggacccaggctcgagcttgtaaataaaccctcgtgtgtttgcatcggtgtcggctccttggtggtttctcagattcgcaatcttgggcacaacacaaaCACTTCAGATATGGAAGCTGTGTGGAAAGAGGGAAAACCTGATGAATTAATGGATTCTAAAttgagatgtgaaaaaaaaattgatatgtgTATTTGGAATGAAATGATAAATTGAATGAGCTGGAACCTAGCAAAAACTGTTCCACTGAATGCCTCTAAACAAGATGAACCCATTCCAAAACCACATAGTGTTTCACTCAACGATACTGAAACAAGGAAACTCATGGAAGAATGTAAAAGACTTCAAGGAGAAATGATGAAACTATCAGAAGAAAACTGACATCTGAGAGATGAAGGTTTAAGGCTCAGAAAGGTAGCACATTCGGATAAACATGGATCAACCTCAGCTGCATCCTTCAGAGATAATGTCTCcagtcctcctccttccctttttgtAATTGCAGCCATTTTCATCGGGTTCTTTCTAGGAAGTTCATCTTGTAGAGTGAAGCATGCagagtactatttttttttctcttgaccaGAAAAAGATTTGTTTACCTACCTTTTCATTGGTAGTATGGCCCACGatgacctgtgtgtgtgtgtgtgtgtgtgtgtgtgtacagcatCACATAGGCTTTGCCTTTAATGATCTCttatggaaaaaacaaacaaaacaaaccaaaaaaaacaaaaaaacatctcTTATGGTtagaaaacacaataaaacaaactGTTCGGCTCCTGGACAAATTGTATATTACCAGATCATCACTAGCAGATGTCAGTTGCACGTTCAGTCCTTTATGAAATTCATAAATAAAGAATTGTcctttctttgtggttttaataagAGTTCAAGAATTGTTCAGGGTcttgtaaatgttattttaataatccctttaaattttatctattgcTGTTACCTCttgaaatatgatttatttaGATTGCTAATCCCACTCATTCAGGAAATGCCAAGAGGTATTCTGTGGGGAAATGGTGCCTCTTACAGTGTAGATTTTCTCCTTTACCTTTGCTAATATGGCAGAATTTTTCTTATCCCTTGTGAGGCAGTTGTTGACTGAGTTTTTCATCCTTACAATCCTGTCCCATggtatttaacataaaaaaactgttaacagatatatatatatatgcagggcgtgatcctggagacccggggtcaagtcccacgtcaggctccctgcatggagcctgcttctccctctgtctgtgtctctgcctctctgcctctctctctctctctgtctctaataaataaaatcttttaaaaaaaagaaaaaaaaaagaaacaatatttcaggtgtgcctgggtggctcagttaagcatcggccttcgactcaggtcagggtcccaggatcctgggattgagaccggcaggggggagcccacttctccctttccctctgaccctaccCCCTACCTatgctctttttccctctctctcataaataatttttttaattttaaaaataattttacatttttaaagtatttaaaaaaaaattttttaagtattttatgagagagagcacatgcagggagaagggcagagggagaaagagaaccagactcccttctgagcctgatgcagggctcaattcctggattctggcatcatgacctgagccaaaggcagatgcttaagcaaatgagccacccaggtgccccaaataaaatcttaaaaaaagagaaaatatttcagctCTAGTTGAAACCTACTAGGTTATGTCTTTCTACTCAATTCTACCCTCTGTTGTCCTTTGACATAAATGCAATACTGAGTTTATTATTGACCATTCCCTtgcatctttttattctttcatcatgTAATTAGCAATCCATGAACTTGCATATATTGTTTGCAAGTGTTTACAAAGATATTATACACTACATAGTAGTCTTCAACTTTCCTTCTTCTGTCTCATACTGCAGGTTCAAGAATGATCCATGTTGATACATGTAGTTCTAGTTCATATTTAACTCTTTAATGAGACATACCTACAAAAAAGTGCACATTAGAAGGGTCaaatatgatgattttttttgtttttggaaagattttatttatttatttgacagagagagagagagagcgagcacaagcagggggagcgtcaggcagagtgagagggagaagcagactctccactgagcagggagcccgatgtgggactcgatctcaggaccctgggatcatgacctgagctgaaggcagacgcttcactgactgagccacccaggcagccctgatgAACATTATTAAACTGAATGCACATGATCATCTCAGAAGATGCCTGTGTGAATGCCCAAGATTGCTGCCAACCTGACCTCCATGAAGTCAGTCCTTGAGATTATTACTTTAACAAAGGGAGCTCAGAAATTGTTGTCATGGCCTGTGAAACCCTGCAGTGACACCTGTGATGATGATTGATAATGTGTTGGAAATTATGGTGCAAAACACATCTCTCGAACTCTAAGCACTATAAATAAGGACATTAATACCAGctttgagacgcctgggtggctcagtggttgagtgtctgcctttggctcagggtgtgatcctggagtcccatgattgagtcccatgtttggctccttgcacggagcctacttctccctctgcctgtgtttctgcctctctctctgtgtctctcctggataaataaaaaaattttttagatgcCAGCTTTGCCACTTTCAGGCAGTAGAACCGTGGGCAGGGGGCTTTACCTCTTGGTGCCTACCGTTTCCTCATATGTATATGAGGGTAACAAAAGGAAGGTTTCTTTGTCCCCTCAAAAGGGATCATTGGCACATCCTTCTTCTTCTACCCATGCTTGTGGATAATCTGGTGACACTGCAGATTCCCCAGAAGATGGCTCCCATTGGTCAGCTGCAGAGGTTGGCCCAAAATGGGCTCCTTGACACCATCCTCGACAACATCAGAGCATTGCTTTTATAAGGTGTACCCCTGGGGGaggctgccctcccacccccttcgatgacctggggggctggggctgctggagcTGCCCTGCCCAGTCAGGCCTGGGTCTCCAACtgccacaaagaaaacaaataaaataagaatactcaGACCAGCAACTCCCAGATGCAGTGTAAGGTGTGTGTGTCCAACTCTCATGGctcttcttgctttttctctccctctctctgctctttctttctctcacttattttgttctctctctgcccatttcTCCCCGCCCCCACTGTCTGTCTGACtctcccaatcttttttttaaagatttatttatttgagagagagagaaggagcacggtgagaggcagagggagaagcagaccccctgctgagcaggaagcccagcgtggggctccattccaggattccaagatcatgatctgagccgaaggcagatgatgaacccactgagccacccaggggccctgactCTCCCAAACTTCGTCTGTCTCCCTTCTTAAcatgtttctctttcctcatctttttcACTTGGCCTACcgttttttcctctttcttggcaTCTCTCTCCTTTGATATCTCCATCAACCCTGGCTTCACTTTGTCTTGGTCCCTCTCTTGAGCTCTGTCCCTATTCTTTCTACTCTGTGTCTGATTTCCTCATGTCTCTCTCCAGCCTCACAAGGTCTCTGCCTGAGGCAGTGATTCCCCACCCCACTGTCAGGGCCGGCACCACGTATTTACTTCCCTGATTGTGTCCACCTCACTAACCATCCTGGTCTACCAGATCctgtccctgccctcccaccccacgCTTGTCGGTGGATGGCAAACCCAGGGGCCACAGGGAGTACGAGAGCCACCAGCCTGGGAGATCTGAGTAGAGAAATGGGGAAGAAGGGCTGGGAGATGGACCAAGACAGATGGAGGCCAACTTGGAGCTCAGGGGTGAGGGAGGCTAGGAAGAAGACTGGAAGAAGAACCTGAGGGAGAGGCATGAAATCCTTGTGGGAAGCAGATGGGATTAAATCagagagaagagtgagaaagAATGCAGGTGGGGCTCCTCTGTGCTTCTCTTAGGCCCTTCAGCCAGAGGGTAATGGAAGGGGGGCCCTTCAGCCCAGCCCACAACTACTCCGCCACCTGGCCTTCTTCCCTGTGTTTGCCTCCATCTGATGCTGAGGGTATTCCCACGCCCCCacctgcatttcattttttttcttttttaaagattatttatttatttttattattttatttttgaaagattttatttgagatacagcACAAGAGCAAAGAGCTAGCAAGCACaagaagggggtggggcagagggagcgggagaacaCTTCGCCGAGTGGGGAACCCCacatgggcctcaatcccagaaccctgagatcacaacctgggccaaaggcagatgcttaactgagccacccaggcaccccccttgCACCCCGAATGCATTTCTAACCCTCACACAGCTTCTTCTTGTCTCTATCTCCTTTCGGGTTAGGGTCTCagcttctatttcttctatttctgttcaGCTCTCTCCGCCTCTCTTTCTGTTCTCACTCTAGCCTTCTCCGTAGTCCCTCCCGATAGAAACTGCCTGGGGTCTGACACATCTCCTTCCTTGGGAAAGAGACGCTGCCTGTGGGCCCAGACTTCTCCTGACCGCTCCTCTGGGCCCAGCTCCAGCTCCGGGGACCTGGGCGACTCTAGGCGCCCCAAGCCCAGCTAGAAGCACAGGGACTCAGCAGGCGCCCGCCTCCCCGCTCCCGCCCCACGGAGGCCTGACACTTCTCACTCGAAACTGCGAGCCTCGGTGGCTAAGCGGAGTCCCGCGCACCGCCCACAGCCCAACCAGCAGCCCAAGGAGCCAGAACAGAAGGGCCTGAATGTGGCCACGAACCACGCCAAGGCCCCGCAAGTCGCAGGGCTTCGCTGCCCCGGGCGCCCGCGTGTTTGGGCGCACCTGCAGGAGCCGGAGGTTCAGAagcaggagggggcggggcctgaggcaGGGCAAAGGTTCCCTCTAGGAGCTGGGGAGGACGGAGAAGCTGCAGCTAGTTCCTGCAGGAGCCCAACccattttttataagttttatttatttatttattattttttaaagattttatttattcatgagagacacagggagaggcagagacataggcagagggagaagcaggctccctgcggggagcccaatgtgggatttgatcctgggactccaggatcatgccctgggccaaaggcaggcactcaactgctgagccacccaggcatccctagcccAACCCATTTGGAGGGGACACTGAGGAGATACAGTAGAGATGGGGCCTCAGAGGATCCAGAGTTGATACATAAGAGAGGGAGGGCCTGCAGGATCCTTAGAGGACAGGGAGGAAAGACGGGGTAGGGCTGGGGCCTGGACATATAGGTCTGTGGCTACCACAGCCACGTGAGTGGAGTGGGGCCGGCAGACTCATGGATGGGAAAGGCTGGGAAGAGCCAGGGGGGCAGTGTTTGATAGCAGGATGGGGTCTGAAAATATagggggtggggcacaggggaATGGGTCCTGGTGGTGAAGGGTCTTGCACATAAGTGGCAACCAAGAGAGAAGGGTACCCATCTGTACACAGCCTGGGATACCCCAGGCATGCCTGGCCCTGGGCCCTAAACCAGTGTTCTGAGTGACTGCTGCTGGTGTGCGCCTGGAGCTTCAGCTCAAAGCCAGGGCCCTGTTGAGTGCTGTGTGCACACTGCTCAAAGCCCACCCCCACATTTTGCTTCCCTGGAGTCTTTAGTCTGGTAGCTGCAAACTGCCTGGCACCAAGGCACTCCAGCAGGCTCGGTTGCAGTTTTGCTACTACTGAGGCATCGAGGCTGTTGGGAGGTCAGGAACTCTGGTATTTTTACCCACAGGAAGCTATTTTAAGGACATTTCACCTCTTTCTAACAGCTTGTACAGAGTTCCTGGGTCTCCCATGGGGCCATTTGCACCCCAGTGGTGACAGTGTTTGCCCCATACACGTGGAGGTTTGTGTGGAAGAGACAGCAGTTTTGGGTTAATGTCCATCCAGAAAAATTTCTTTCCCGTAACTCCCCCACCTCAATGTGAAACCTCATTTCTGGTTATTTTATGGTTGCCCTTAAAAAAACCTGCAACACTGAGCATCACGGAGCAGAAGCGTATCTGTGATACAGAAGAGATGAGACTGGCACAGAGCACCTTCCTCATGAAAGCTGGATCCTTCTGACCCTTACTTCTATCCTGGGTCCATGGTGAGGTCACACAGAGGGAAGTTACCTTCACAAATGAGATGACTGGTATAGAGAAAGCTGAATTCATTGTGAGGTCAGATTTCCCAGCCTTGGCAATGGGGGCAATGGGAGGGAGGGGTCTGCTGCAAGGTCCAGAACTACCTGGCCCCTATACCAACCCCAGTAATCCTTTCTGTTCTCTCACTTCTTTCCCAAACCTGTTCCTCTGTCTCCCTACGATTCATCACATGGCCCCCACACATCGTTATTCATGTACCTATTTAAACCTTGATTCATTCCCCCCTCCCGCTCATTTATCCCACGAACATTTACTAGAGCCCGCTCTCTGCAGGACTCCCAAATCCTAGGGCTTCTGGGTCCCCGAAAAGGGCTCTGACCCTTGTCCTAAGGAGGGGCTcctatgggtggctcagtaagtacATACACAGGCATTTCAAATTGGCTTTAAATACTCATCAGGGCGCCAGGAAAGGGGACTGGGATGAGAACTTGTTACATGTGAATTTGGGGTTGGGGTGCCCTGAGAGAGAAGGGGACCCATCCGTCAGAGCAGCTGGggtgccccaccccctgccctgggacAAGGGAACAGAGTAGAGGCCCTCTCTGGAGGGTCCAGGGCCAACTGGGAGCCAGCCCTCCCTTCGAGGTAGATCATCGGGGAGGGAACGGAGGAGGAGCTCCCACGGTGGTGATGACAGACAGTCACTTCCTTAGTGGTACTGCTGATAGCTGGGATAGCCTGGGGCTGGGGTACCCTCCTTAGGGGGTAGCTGGCTGGGGTCCTCCAAGAACGGGGGTGCTGGAGAGGAAAGAATCAGGTAAGAGTGAGATGCAGTGTACAGTCAGAACATTTTGCACCTCTCCCCAACTAGTGTCCGTCTCCCAGGTACTCACCATTGCGGAACTGCTGGGCAGTATAGCGAGTAAGGAGGATGCCAACACCCTCTATGAGAGCCAAGAGGATGCCCCCCATCATTGCTGAGCCCACCATGGCCAATGGGCCACCTAGGAGAGTGAAACGGCAGGGAGAAAGAGGTGAAGGCAAGGAGAACAGGGCAGAAGGGGCTGGGGCCAAGGATCGGGGGGCACTCACTGCGGGCAGCCAGCACAGCCCCAGTCAATGCTCCGCTGGTAATGGAATTCCAGGGATCTTCTTTGCCCCGCAGGCGCACCAGGCCACAGTCGATGGTGGAGAACAGGCCCCCCCATACTGCAAAGCTACCTGCAGAGAGCAAGGCCTAATCAGTGTTCCTGAGGAATCCCAAGAATCCACAGGTCATGGTCTGGGGACTTCCAAGGCCTGCATGCTCTGGCAATGAATGGGGAGAAAAACCCAGACACAACGGCAGATAGTTAAACTCCTAGGGGATATTCCCCATCTGCCCCAGGGATGGCTCCTTCTTCAAGCAATCTCTAATTGCCATCGGCATTCCCCTCACCTTTGTTTGACAAATGTTTACAAGCAGATTTATCTTTTATGTGGCTTTTAACAGAGCAACACTGTTCTTCCTAACCATCACATAGAGGTAGAATTCTGATACTGGTTTAAGGGAGACAAAAACAGGTTACAAAAACCAGTTAATGGTATGATAGTTAAAGTGTTTATTGAGgctttactgtgtgccaggaccTGTTTTCAGCACTGCATGTCATTTGACTTCTGAAGtcttaaatttgttaatattattaaagtACTTAGCAGGGCAGCCAGCACTTAGTGAGTACTATATAAGTTACATaaacataaataacataaattacaaaacaatttCAGTGGTTATGGCTATCATCATCTCCATGTTACCGATGAGGTTTGGGCAAAGGAAGCCACAAACCCAAAATCATGCATCAGGGAAGATCCAGGGCCCGGATTTAAACTCCAGAATCCACattcttgcccccccccccatattaaATTATTGGGAAACATCACTGTCCCAGGCAGAGTTGGGGCTGGAATGTGGACCCCAATTTGCAGTCtagaaccagggatccctgggtggcacagcggtttagcgcctgcctttggcccagggcgcgatcctggagacccgggatcgaatcctacgtcgggctcccggtgcatggagcctgcttctccctctgcctatgtctctgcctctctctctctctgtgtgtgtgtgtgactatcgtagataaataaaaattaaaaaaaattaattaaaaaaaaaacttttagaaccAAAGGAGCAGCTACCCCCAACTTTGCATATCTCCTAGATCTCTCCAAGCCTCTTACCTCCAATCTGCGGGGCTCTGATCCTCACAGCATTGATACTACCTCTCAATCG belongs to Canis lupus familiaris isolate Mischka breed German Shepherd chromosome X, alternate assembly UU_Cfam_GSD_1.0, whole genome shotgun sequence and includes:
- the TIMM17B gene encoding mitochondrial import inner membrane translocase subunit Tim17-B isoform X2, with the protein product MGVIGGGVFQAIKGFRNAPVGFRHRLRGSINAVRIRAPQIGGSFAVWGGLFSTIDCGLVRLRGKEDPWNSITSGALTGAVLAARSGPLAMVGSAMMGGILLALIEGVGILLTRYTAQQFRNAPPFLEDPSQLPPKEGTPAPGYPSYQQYH
- the TIMM17B gene encoding mitochondrial import inner membrane translocase subunit Tim17-B isoform X1, which gives rise to MEEYAREPCPWRIVDDCGGAFTMGVIGGGVFQAIKGFRNAPVGFRHRLRGSINAVRIRAPQIGGSFAVWGGLFSTIDCGLVRLRGKEDPWNSITSGALTGAVLAARSGPLAMVGSAMMGGILLALIEGVGILLTRYTAQQFRNAPPFLEDPSQLPPKEGTPAPGYPSYQQYH